The Hemicordylus capensis ecotype Gifberg chromosome 6, rHemCap1.1.pri, whole genome shotgun sequence genome window below encodes:
- the LOC128330399 gene encoding cytochrome P450 2C19-like isoform X2: MCEKYGPVFTVYFGPERMVVLHSFETVKKVLVEHGDEFTNRGTLPVIDKINKGFGVLMSNGERWVQLRRFSLTTLRDFGMGKKSIEERIQEEVKHLVKELQAKKGQPFNPVFLFSSATCNVISHILLGERFDYQDQQIVQILHWITASVRFESSTAGQLYNLFPKIMDYLPGPHQTCFKELIRIQDLIAQKVKDHEETLDANDPRDYIDCFLIKMEQEKHNPKTEFTRENLIMTAYDIFLAGTETTSTTLRYTLMVLTEHPAVEVKIHEEIDRVIGRERPPVMKDRPQMPYTEAVLHEAQRFLDLLPLGFIRMARRDVEIEGFTIPQGTTIFPMLTSALHDPKQFKNPHLFDPQNFLDERGTFKKNGADIPFSAGKRNCLGEGLARMELFLYLTSILQNFRLKRPPGVTKIDLTPDVSGVVNVPRQVQICFCPR, from the exons ATGTGTGAAAAATATGGACCTGTGTTCACCGTGTATTTTGGCCCAGAGCGTATGGTGGTTCTCCACAGTTTTGAGACAGTGAAGAAAGTTCTGGTTGAGCACGGAGATGAATTCACCAACCGAGGCACCTTGCCAGTAATAGATAAGATTAACAAAGGATtcg GTGTCCTCATGTCCAATGGTGAGCGTTGGGTTCAGCTCCGCCGTTTCTCCCTCACAACCTTGAGGGACTTTGGGATGGGGAAGAAAAGCATCGAGGAGCGAATCCAAGAGGAGGTCAAGCACCTGGTGAAGGAACTCCAGGCCAAAAAAG GCCAGCCCTTCAACCCAGTGTTCCTCTTCAGTTCTGCTACCTGCAATGTGATCAGTCACATCCTCCTTGGAGAAAGGTTCGATTACCAAGATCAGCAGATTGTCCAGATCCTTCACTGGATCACTGCAAGCGTCCGGTTTGAGAGCTCCACTGCAGGGCAG ctcTACAACCTCTTCCCCAAGATCATGGACTACTTGCCTGGCCCTCACCAAACCTGCTTCAAAGAACTCATCCGTATCCAAGACCTTATAGCCCAGAAGGTGAAAGATCATGAGGAAACCCTGGATGCCAACGATCCTCGAGACTACATAGATTGCTTCCTCATCAAAATGGAGCAG GAAAAGCACAATCCCAAGACTGAGTTTACTAGAGAGAACCTGATTATGACGGCTTATGACATATTCCTTGCCGGCACAGAAACCACCAGCACCACCCTGAGATACACCTTAATGGTCCTGACAGAACACCCAGCGGTGGAAG TAAAGATCCACGAGGAGATAGACCGAGTGATAGGCCGGGAGCGCCCTCCTGTTATGAAGGACCGCCCTCAGATGCCATACACGGAGGCCGTCCTACACGAGGCCCAGAGGTTTCTTGATTTACTTCCTTTAGGGTTCATCCGTATGGCAAGACGGGACGTTGAAATTGAAGGCTTTACCATACCCCAG GGAACCACCATCTTTCCCATGCTGACCTCTGCACTGCATGACcccaaacagtttaaaaatccacatttgTTTGACCCCCAAAATTTCCTGGATGAAAGAGGAACCTTCAAGAAGAATGGAGCAGACATACCTTTTTCTGCAG GGAAGAGGAACTGCCTAGGAGAGGGTTTGGCCCGCATGGAGCTCTTCTTATACCTCACCAGCATCCTGCAGAACTTTCGTCTCAAGCGCCCTCCAGGAGTCACCAAAATCGACCTCACACCGGATGTCAGTGGGGTTGTAAATGTGCCGCGCCAAGTCCAGATCTGCTTCTGCCCACGCTAA